In Juglans microcarpa x Juglans regia isolate MS1-56 chromosome 7D, Jm3101_v1.0, whole genome shotgun sequence, the following are encoded in one genomic region:
- the LOC121238417 gene encoding uncharacterized protein LOC121238417 isoform X1 — translation MMGKQRPTSRITRFVAVALFLMMIIITCLAADRKVLMAKMIMNKAEDRNLSEENEKGDVGYGIAVRSVNNHHHIPREDFNNFGGGGSNGGVN, via the exons ATGATG GGAAAGCAAAGACCAACTTCAAGAATAACGAGGTTTGTAGCAGTTGCCCTTTTCCTTATGATGATTATCATCACTTGCTTGGCTGCTGACAGGAAGGTTTTAATGGCCAAAATGATCATGAATAAGGCCGAAGATAGAAATCTgagtgaagaaaatgaaaaaggagaTGTTGGGTATGGTATTGCTGTAAGGAGTGTGAACAACCATCATCAC ATCCCTAGGGAGGATTTTAACAACTTTGGTGGTGGCGGTAGCAATGGTGGTGTGAATTAA
- the LOC121238417 gene encoding uncharacterized protein LOC121238417 isoform X2 gives MMGKQRPTSRITRFVAVALFLMMIIITCLAADRKVLMAKMIMNKAEDRNLSEENEKGDVGYGIAVRSVNNHHYIPREDFNNFGGGGSNGGVN, from the exons ATGATG GGAAAGCAAAGACCAACTTCAAGAATAACGAGGTTTGTAGCAGTTGCCCTTTTCCTTATGATGATTATCATCACTTGCTTGGCTGCTGACAGGAAGGTTTTAATGGCCAAAATGATCATGAATAAGGCCGAAGATAGAAATCTgagtgaagaaaatgaaaaaggagaTGTTGGGTATGGTATTGCTGTAA GGAGTGTGAACAACCATCATTATATCCCTAGGGAGGATTTTAACAACTTTGGTGGTGGCGGTAGCAATGGTGGTGTGAATTAA